From Neisseria cinerea:
ACTCAAAACATTCATTTCTGATATGGAACCCTTGATTGCCATGAGACCCGACGCGCTGATTATGGCGGATCCGGGTTTGATCATGACCGTGCGCGAAAAATGGCCGGAAATGCCGATCCATCTATCCGTTCAGGCAAACACCACCAACTACTGGGGCGTGAAATTCTGGCAGAACATCGGCGTCGAACGCATCATCCTGTCGCGCGAATTGAGCATGGAAGAAATCGCCGAAATCCGCCAAGAATGCCCTGACATCGAACTCGAAGTCTTCATCCACGGCGCATTGTGCATCGCCTACTCAGGCCGTTGCCTATTGTCGGGCTATTTCAACCACCGCGACCCCAATCAAGGCACCTGCACCAACTCCTGCCGTTGGGACTACAAGGTTCACAACGCCACTGAAAGCGATGCGGGCGATGCCCAGCTTCTGCAAGGTTTTAACTTTGAAAAAGCCCAAGAAGAAGCCAACCAAAACTTTGAAGGCATCAACGGCCAAAAACGCCACCCCTACGCCGACAAAGTTTTCCTGATTGAAGAATCCAACCGCCCGGGCGAAATGATGCCGATTATGGAAGACGAACACGGCACCTACATCATGAATTCCAAAGACCTGCGCGGTATCGAAGTCGTTGAAAAACTCGCCAAAATCGGCGTGGACAGCCTCAAAGTCGAAGGCCGCACCAAGTCGCTCTATTATGTCGCACGCGTCGCCCAGTCCTACCGCAAAGCGATTGATGATGCCGTCGCAGGCCGTCCGTTTGATTACAGCCTGTTGAGCGAACTCGAAGGCCTCGCCAACCGCGGCTACACCAGCGGCTTCCTCGAACGCCACCAAACTCAGGATTACCAAAATTACCTGACCGGCCACTCCATCGCCAAACAAAGCCAATATGTTGGCCACGTTACCGAAATCGACACTGAAGGTTGGGCAACGGTGGAAGTTAAAAACCGCTTTGCCGTCGGCGATTCACTCGAAATCATCCACCCGAGCGGCAACCAAACCATCAAATTGGAACAAATGACCCGCAAAGGCCAGCCTGTCGATGTAGCCCCGGGCAACGGCATTCAGGTCAAAATCCCCGATATGCAAGGTAAAGAAAAAGCCCTCATCGCACGCGTATTGAACCCCTAAGCCATTATGCCGTCTGAAACCTGTTTTCAGACGGCATTTTGTTGAATCTTACTGTACAATTGCAATGATTTCCCACAGCAAGCAAGGATATCCGACATGAAAAAAATCCTCATACTCTCCGCCGCCGCCCTTATGCTGGCAGCCTGCCAATCCGGCAGCGCACCTAAAAACGCACACATGAAATCTGCCGGCACACCGGCCAGAGAATCATGCAAAGTTATCCGCGGAGACACCGCAGGAGGCGGCAAAAACATCATTTACCGTTGTAGCAACGGTCAGGCGGCAATAAATGCAGCCATTGCAGACGGCGCATTGGAATCTGGGATTCCCGTCAGCTTCAGCGGCGGTGGCGTACCTGTTGCAAACGGTCAGGGCCTGGTTACCCGTCAGGCGGCAAACGGAGTAGGTAAATCCGACTCCGAGGCCTGTGAACGCGCCTTAATCAATGCCGCCCGCAAATTCCAGCAGACCGCAGGCAAACTCGGCGGACGCGGCGTTACCGGCTTCCACAGCTACTTTGATAAGCAACCGCTGCAAGGCGGACAATACGACTGTCAGGCAGGCTCGTTCCACGTCCGCGTGGTCATGCGCGCCAATGTCGTCCGTTAACATATCGGCAATCAAAAAAATGCCGTCTGAAACATTTTTTCAGACGGCATTTTTTCAGGCTTTACCGGTAATTCTCTTTAAAATCCTACTCCGGCTGTAACTGTAATACTGTAGCGGCAAGGTATACGGGTATATTATCACCTTCCACCATCCTAACCATATAATATCAAACAAAAGCCCCGGTCTATCCGCACCGGGGCTTTCGTCAAATCAAGGATTCAAACGGGATTATTGGGCTTTCTTACCACCAAATACGCCGAAGCTGTTATTTGTCCATTTCCCGGCCTTTTCTGGTGCATCCTTAACATAGCTGTACCTACCTGCCATTTCTGCAGCATTGGCACCATAGAATCCTCCGGAGATGCTACCTTTCTCACCGTTTTTCCAAGTACCGGTAAAGCGGTTGCCATCAAGGCTTCCCTTGAATTCCTGGGTACCCATATACGATCCGTCACCACTATTAATCTTACCGCTCAGGGATTTACCGGCAAAATTGACCTCAGCAGTAAACGAACCGGCTGAACGGAATGTATTACCATCACTAAACCAATTCTCACCTTCGGTCAAGTTGCGCGAACGGAAATGCAATACATCGCCTTTATAAGTAGCCGTACCGCCGGGCAGACTGTCGCTCAACTTTCCTTGCACAAAGAGTGCGTATGAACCATCTGCCAATTTAGCCGCACCATAAATCAGATTTTCAAAACCTTTTGAAGTAATAATCTTACCGAAGTCTGTCCAAAGCTGCGTCCTACTTGACAGCCGTTCATTAGCCACTGTCAAATCAATGGTTTCGCCATTGATGACCAGCTTCGTGATTTCACCTTCCCCGTAAAAATATTTTTCACCCAACTCACCGGTTTTCAATGGTGATGCAGCTGGTGCTGAAGGTTTGGGATTGGCAGGATGGGTTGACGCACCTCCTTGGCTGCCTGAGTCTTGGTCATCCGAATCTTGATCATCCGAATCTTGATCATCCGAATCTTGATCATCCGAATCTTGATCGCCCGAGTCTTGGTCACCTGCCTCAGGAGCGGGTTTCGTCGATGTATCAGCAGTTTTTACTGTGGTAGCATTGGCTTCAGTTGCCAAACGCTCAGCTTCGGTTTTCAATGCCTGCGCATCTGCAGTCTGATATTTTTTTAAGAACTGGTCGGCACGGATTTTCAATGCTTCAGCTTTTTCTTTGTATTCCTTCGCAGTAGCGTCATCCGGCTTGGCTTTCAACATTTCTTCCGCTTCAGCCAATGCTTTTTCGGCTGACGTTTTCCACTGCTCGGCATCTTTACGGGTTCTCTCTATATTACTGAGGTACTGCCCCGCTTTCTCTTTTGCTTCTTCTGCCGCTTTTACTGCAGCCTTACGGTCTGCTTCTGTGGCATATTTCCCTTCCACCGCTTTTTTTGCTGCTGCTTTATATGCACTGGTAGACCCTTCCAATTCCGTTTTCTGACCTGCTAAGAATTCATCTTTAGAGTCGATTTGCTGGGCGGAATAATCATTGCCTTTTGCACCTTTACCCCATGATTCTTCAAATTTTGCTTTTGCTGCATCATAAGCTTTATCGGCTGAAGGTGGTTGGGTTGTATCGCCACCTGTCGGACTTCCTTCATGATGGTTGTGATTGGGAGGTGTCGTCGATTCGCTTCCTGCACTACCGCCTTCATGATGGTTGTGACTAGGAGGCGTCGTCGATTCGCTTCCTGCGCTACCGCCTTCATGATGGTTGTGACTAGGAGGCGTCGTCGATTCGCTTCCTGCGCTACCGCCTTCATGATGGTTGTGACTAGGAGGCGTCGTCGATTCGCTTCCTGCGCTACCGCCTTCATGATGGTTGTGACTAGGAGGCGTCGTCGATTCGCTTCCTGCGCTACCGCCAGCCCCTGGAGGGGTCGGCACCGAACTACCGTTTTGACCGGATGAAGGAGTTTCAACCTTTCCACCTTGACCAGGCACCGGGTTTGATGCACCCGGAACAGTCGGGGTAGGCTTAACACTTGGCGCATCTCCGCCTCCCGAACTACAAGCTGAAAGAGCTAGACCGCAGGCAATGGCAAGTGCGCTTAATTTAAATGATGAATTCGACATGACATACTCCTAATTACATGAATAATAAAAATAAGTTCATTCTCTTTTACGAAAAGGTATGATGCTTATTCATAAATTTATTGAAAGAAATTTCAAGTTTTCATAGTCGGTTGCAAATACGTTCCGGCAAACAGCTGCGTATTATATAAAGTGCAATTCCATGAAAACATCGATACCTGATTTTTGCATTACTCAATGCCTGTGCGGCATCATTCCTTCCGGTGCTTCGGCATCAGCGGCCAAACCGAAGGTTTCGCGCAAAATCACTTTATAGAAGGCAAATGCTTCGCGTGCACCTTGGATGGCTTCTGCTTCGGCTTCCGGAGTTAAGTTCAAGGCATTCAGATGCTCGACAAAGGCACGCCAGTGTTTGCCACGCCCGGCAGGATGGGGGGCAAGGTGTCTAGCGCCGTGTTCGCCGTTGTAATCGAGTTTTTGCGCATGCTTAAAGAGAAACGCCGCGCCGAGATTCGAACCTTCCGCGCAGTAAAGCCAGCCGATTGCTTTGTTGCCGGTTTCATGCGGCAACGGTTTGCCGTATTCGTAAGGTTTGTCGCCCAAATCTGCAAGGTCTTGCGTTACGGCATCGTATCGCGCCATGTATTCCAGTTCGGGAATGGCTTTGTTCAATTCGGCATCTTTATAAATATGATCGACAGCCTTATGGAAAACTGATTGGAGTTTCAAAAATTTGATGTAGTTTTCTTTACTTGAAAACGGCTGAACAGACATGACGAGATTGTCTACGCTGTCGTGAACACCCGTGGTCTCTGCTTTCAAGCGTTTGGCAAATGTCAACTCTTGGTTTTCTGCTTCACTCATGTTTTTTCCTTTATCAATTAAATGCGGATGATGGCGATACGGATAAAACCCATATTTGCCTATACACTCGACATACAAAAATAATAAATGAAATTTATTATCATATAATTTATGAAATATATATCATTTGTGTTATACGTTCAAGCAGATGTTTTACTATCATTTACAGAGATGCCGTTTTATAAAGGGATTCGATAATCAGGCAGGTAGCCGCACAAAGAATATTTCTACTGCATAGCGGTTTGTTTATGCGGTTGCCCATGCCGGTTTTGCATCCTGATTGGGCGTATCGCATTTTTCCTTTATAATGCTATAACTTATATTTTACTCATGTCCCGCATGATTGCTTTTCGCCAACCTGTCCGTTACCGCTCCTGCACCGACTCTCTTTATGGTGCCTTACCGCCGCATACGGTAGACTGCCCGGAATGCGGCTGCCGTGTGGATGTGCCTCAATTAGACAGGGGGGAGGCGGCATTTTGCCCACGCTGCAGCTATAAACTCTTCAGGGTAAGCAATCATCCTTTTTCCGGTCCGCCCGCTTATGCGGCGGCTTCCCTGATTCTGATGATGTTTGCTTATAGCATGACCTATATCCGGGTGGATATACCGGGTGCAACGTCTATTTTGTCCCTACCGGAAATGGTGCGCCTGATGGTGTTTCAGGATTACGGTTTTTTGGCGGAAGTGATGTTTATACCGACCTTCGGCGCACCGATTCTGTTTCTGTCGCTGTGCCTATACGTCTATACGGCACTGATACGGGGGAAGGCGTATCCCGCATTAAGGTTGGCAACGCGCGTAATGGTGCGCCTAAAGCAGGTCATGATGGTGGATGTGTTTTTTATTTCTACTTTGGTGGCATATATCAAGCTTTCATCCGTATCCGAGGTAACTTTCGGGCCTGCGTTTTATCTGATGTTCCTGCTGTCGGTCATGTTGATTCGGACATCGGTATCTGTTCCCCAACATTGGGTGTATTTCCAGATTGAACGGCTGACGGGCAATGATGCGGTTCAGACGGCATCGGAAGATAAAACCTGTTGCAGCCGTTGCCTGTATTTCCGCAACAGGTACGAACGCCCCTGCAGCGTGTGCGGTGCGGACCTGTATCGCCGGCGGCCGAAAAGTCTGAGTATTTCGTCGGCGTTTTTGACGGCTGCGGTTATTTTGTATTTCCCTGCCAATATCCTGCCGATTATGATTTCGTCCAATCCTGCCGCCACAGAGGTAAACACCATCCTTAACGGCATCACTTATATGTGGAACGAGGGTGACAGGCTGATTGCGGCGGTTATTTTCAGCGCGAGTATTTTGGTGCCGATGCTGAAAATTGCGGCAATGTCAGTTTTGATTGCGGCCGCCCGCTTCGCTTTGCCGGCGGGCGCAAAGAAATTGTCTCACCTCTACCGCATCACCGAAGCGGTCGGCCGCTGGTCGATGATTGATATTTTTGTGATTATTATCCTGATGTGTTCGTTCCACACCAATATGGCCCGCGTCGTACCAGGTGGCGCGGCCGCCTATTTTTGCCTCGTTGTGGTTCTGACCATGCTGTCTGCCTATTATTTCGACCCGCGCCTCATCTGGGACAGGTACGCCTCAGACGGCATTTTGCTCAATGAAACGGAAAAATATGACTGACAACACCTCTCCTCAAAACGGGCATACCAAAGCACGCGTCCGTAAAAACAATACCTTCCTCTCCGCTGTCTGGCTGATTCCCCTGATCGCGCTGATTGCCGGCGGCTGGCTTTGGGTTAAGGAAATACGCAATAGGGGACCCGTAGTTACGCTGCTGATGAACAGCGCGGAAGGTATCGAAGTCAACAAGACAGTCATTAAGGTATTGAGCGTCGATGTCGGACGCGTTACCCGAATCAAACTGCGCAACGATCAAAAAGGTGTGGAAGTTACTGCCCAACTCAATGCGGACGTATCCGACCTCATCCGCAGCGATACCCAGTTTTGGGTGGTTAAACCGCGTATCGACCAAAGCGGCGTAACCGGTTTGGGTACGCTGCTTTCGGGTTCGTACATCGCTTTTACACCCGGGAAAAGCGACGAGGCAAAAGACGTGTTCCAAGTGCAGGACATTCCTCCGATTGCCGCTATCGGTCAAAGCGGCCTGCGCCTAAATTTGATCGGCAAAAACGACCGCATCCTCAACGTCAGCAGTCCCGTTTTGTATGAAAACTTTATGGTCGGCCAAGTAGAAAGCGCGCATTTCAACCCGTCCGACCAAAGTGTGCATTACACTATCTTCATCCAGAGCCCCAACGACAAACTGATTCATTCCGCCAGCCGTTTTTGGCTGGAAAGCGGCATTAATATCGAAACCACAGGCAGCGGTGTCAAACTCAATTCCGTCCCTCTGCCCGCATTGCTGTCAGGTGCGATTTCATTCGACTCCCCAAAAACAAAAAATCAACACCATGTTCAAAACGACGACCGTTTCGAGCTTTACGACAACCGCAGAGAAGTGGAAAACCTGCCTGACGACCGCTCGCTGTACTACACCGCGTTTTTCAAACAATCCGTACGCGGCCTGTCTGCCGGTTCGCCTGTCGAATACAAAGGCCTGAATGTCGGCGTGGTTTCCGATGTCCCTTATTTCGACCGCAACGACAGCCTGCATTTGTTTGAAAACGGCTGGATTCCCGTACGCATCCGTATCGAGCCTTCCCGTTTGGAAATCAATGCCGACGAGCAAAGCAAAGAGCATTGGAAACAACAATTTCAGACGGCCTTAAACAAAGGCCTGACCGCCAGCATCTCCAGCAACAACCTGCTGACCGGCAGCAAAATGATTGAGTTGAACGATCAGCCTTCCGCATCGCCTAAGCTGCGACCGCATACCGTTTATGCAGGCGATACCGTTATCGCGACCCAAGGCGGCGGTTTGGACAATTTGCAGGCAAAAGTGGCCGACTTGTTAGACAAATTCAATAATCTGCCATTGGATAAAACCGTTGCCGGCTTGAACGGTTCGCTTGCCGATCTCAAGTCCACACTCAAATCTGCCAATGCCGCCCTAAGCTCCATCGACAAACTGGTCGGCAAACCGCAGACACAAAACATTCCGAACGAGTTGAACCAAACCCTGAAAGAATTGCGTCAAACCCTGCAAGGCGTATCGCCTCAATCGCCTATCTACGGCGACGTACAAAATACGCTGCAAAGTTTGGACAGAACCTTAAAAGACGTTCAACCCGTGATTAATACTTTGAAAGAAAAACCCAACGCGCTGATTTTCAACAGCAACAGCAAAGACCCTATCCCGAAAGGAAGCCGATAATGCGCCTCTTCCCGATTGCCGCAGCCCTGCTGCTTGCAGCCTGCGGCACCGCGCAAAGTACGCAGTATTTCATACTGCACGACAGCCGGTACCTACCGCCCGAACGCCGCGTGGCGGAAACCGCCGTCAAAGTCCGCCTTGCCGAACCGCTCAAACGGGG
This genomic window contains:
- a CDS encoding biliverdin-producing heme oxygenase; translated protein: MSEAENQELTFAKRLKAETTGVHDSVDNLVMSVQPFSSKENYIKFLKLQSVFHKAVDHIYKDAELNKAIPELEYMARYDAVTQDLADLGDKPYEYGKPLPHETGNKAIGWLYCAEGSNLGAAFLFKHAQKLDYNGEHGARHLAPHPAGRGKHWRAFVEHLNALNLTPEAEAEAIQGAREAFAFYKVILRETFGLAADAEAPEGMMPHRH
- the trhP gene encoding prephenate-dependent tRNA uridine(34) hydroxylase TrhP, with the translated sequence MKAPELLLPAGGLERMRAAYDYGADAVYAGSPRYSLRARNNEFAKLDVLEQGIKEAHERNKKFFLTVNTLPHNSKLKTFISDMEPLIAMRPDALIMADPGLIMTVREKWPEMPIHLSVQANTTNYWGVKFWQNIGVERIILSRELSMEEIAEIRQECPDIELEVFIHGALCIAYSGRCLLSGYFNHRDPNQGTCTNSCRWDYKVHNATESDAGDAQLLQGFNFEKAQEEANQNFEGINGQKRHPYADKVFLIEESNRPGEMMPIMEDEHGTYIMNSKDLRGIEVVEKLAKIGVDSLKVEGRTKSLYYVARVAQSYRKAIDDAVAGRPFDYSLLSELEGLANRGYTSGFLERHQTQDYQNYLTGHSIAKQSQYVGHVTEIDTEGWATVEVKNRFAVGDSLEIIHPSGNQTIKLEQMTRKGQPVDVAPGNGIQVKIPDMQGKEKALIARVLNP
- a CDS encoding excinuclease, which gives rise to MKKILILSAAALMLAACQSGSAPKNAHMKSAGTPARESCKVIRGDTAGGGKNIIYRCSNGQAAINAAIADGALESGIPVSFSGGGVPVANGQGLVTRQAANGVGKSDSEACERALINAARKFQQTAGKLGGRGVTGFHSYFDKQPLQGGQYDCQAGSFHVRVVMRANVVR
- a CDS encoding transferrin-binding protein-like solute binding protein — its product is MSNSSFKLSALAIACGLALSACSSGGGDAPSVKPTPTVPGASNPVPGQGGKVETPSSGQNGSSVPTPPGAGGSAGSESTTPPSHNHHEGGSAGSESTTPPSHNHHEGGSAGSESTTPPSHNHHEGGSAGSESTTPPSHNHHEGGSAGSESTTPPNHNHHEGSPTGGDTTQPPSADKAYDAAKAKFEESWGKGAKGNDYSAQQIDSKDEFLAGQKTELEGSTSAYKAAAKKAVEGKYATEADRKAAVKAAEEAKEKAGQYLSNIERTRKDAEQWKTSAEKALAEAEEMLKAKPDDATAKEYKEKAEALKIRADQFLKKYQTADAQALKTEAERLATEANATTVKTADTSTKPAPEAGDQDSGDQDSDDQDSDDQDSDDQDSDDQDSGSQGGASTHPANPKPSAPAASPLKTGELGEKYFYGEGEITKLVINGETIDLTVANERLSSRTQLWTDFGKIITSKGFENLIYGAAKLADGSYALFVQGKLSDSLPGGTATYKGDVLHFRSRNLTEGENWFSDGNTFRSAGSFTAEVNFAGKSLSGKINSGDGSYMGTQEFKGSLDGNRFTGTWKNGEKGSISGGFYGANAAEMAGRYSYVKDAPEKAGKWTNNSFGVFGGKKAQ
- a CDS encoding paraquat-inducible protein A, with protein sequence MIAFRQPVRYRSCTDSLYGALPPHTVDCPECGCRVDVPQLDRGEAAFCPRCSYKLFRVSNHPFSGPPAYAAASLILMMFAYSMTYIRVDIPGATSILSLPEMVRLMVFQDYGFLAEVMFIPTFGAPILFLSLCLYVYTALIRGKAYPALRLATRVMVRLKQVMMVDVFFISTLVAYIKLSSVSEVTFGPAFYLMFLLSVMLIRTSVSVPQHWVYFQIERLTGNDAVQTASEDKTCCSRCLYFRNRYERPCSVCGADLYRRRPKSLSISSAFLTAAVILYFPANILPIMISSNPAATEVNTILNGITYMWNEGDRLIAAVIFSASILVPMLKIAAMSVLIAAARFALPAGAKKLSHLYRITEAVGRWSMIDIFVIIILMCSFHTNMARVVPGGAAAYFCLVVVLTMLSAYYFDPRLIWDRYASDGILLNETEKYD
- the pqiB gene encoding intermembrane transport protein PqiB — its product is MTDNTSPQNGHTKARVRKNNTFLSAVWLIPLIALIAGGWLWVKEIRNRGPVVTLLMNSAEGIEVNKTVIKVLSVDVGRVTRIKLRNDQKGVEVTAQLNADVSDLIRSDTQFWVVKPRIDQSGVTGLGTLLSGSYIAFTPGKSDEAKDVFQVQDIPPIAAIGQSGLRLNLIGKNDRILNVSSPVLYENFMVGQVESAHFNPSDQSVHYTIFIQSPNDKLIHSASRFWLESGINIETTGSGVKLNSVPLPALLSGAISFDSPKTKNQHHVQNDDRFELYDNRREVENLPDDRSLYYTAFFKQSVRGLSAGSPVEYKGLNVGVVSDVPYFDRNDSLHLFENGWIPVRIRIEPSRLEINADEQSKEHWKQQFQTALNKGLTASISSNNLLTGSKMIELNDQPSASPKLRPHTVYAGDTVIATQGGGLDNLQAKVADLLDKFNNLPLDKTVAGLNGSLADLKSTLKSANAALSSIDKLVGKPQTQNIPNELNQTLKELRQTLQGVSPQSPIYGDVQNTLQSLDRTLKDVQPVINTLKEKPNALIFNSNSKDPIPKGSR